The Leucothrix mucor DSM 2157 DNA window ATATCTGCCAACGTAACCGGACCACTCCGATCATTAATGGCGAGATCCATCATCGCAGTTACCGCATACCGACCTTTTGTTGAAAGCTTCATCTTTACGAGTCTCCAATCAGCTAAAAATTAACAGTCTTCATTTTGGTATAGGTGCAGAGGAAAACAATTACCTAGTGAATTGGTAGGTATTATAAATAACCTAGTAGTCTAGTCAATCTTTATGACAGAGATTTAATCTATGAGTCGATTAGTGGGTATTAAAGTTGATGGCCTTGCCTAAGTAAGTACTTGACCCACTTGAATAAAAACCGATTAGTGCGCCAATGACATAATAATTGAGTATCTGACCGTAATTTACCGCTTGACACTTGTTCGCCTGAAAAATTGCAACGGCGGCTCAATACATTGGCTTGACGGGAGTCATGGTAAATCTGTATGTGCAGGTCAGGACGCGGGTCATCGCCATTTTCAAAGTCGTAGGTCAGCAGCAACATGGTTGTATGTCGGCATTGCTCCAACACCGTGATGCGAAGCGGTATCCCCGACTCAACAAAAGAAACCGTATCACCTTCTAATTTACGGATATCACCGCACAGTAGACGCAGCTGCATGTAATTAATTTCATACATTTCCATGAGCGCGGCGAATGAACGAGGGATCGGTGGAAAAATCGCCTTTTCGATATTGCTCATTATCATGAGCTCTGATTGGGACAGTGGTTGTTTGATCAGGCTTGTCGTCATAAGAAAAAGTCTACGGGAAAAGGAGGTACTGCATTGGAGTATGCGGGTTTTTAATGGAAACAACCCTGCTTTCATTCTATCATCAGAGTAAGCATAGCGTTAGATACTGCGAAACCCACCATAATATTCAAAAGGATCAGTATGAACTTTGACACGACAGCTTTTGCAGACCAGAAACCGGGAACCTCAGGACTACGTAAACAAGTCAGTCGTTTTCAAACCCCACACTATCTGCCTAACTTCATTCAATCAATTTTTAATTGCTTGCCGAGCATTGCAGGGTCGACCTTAGTAGTTGGGGGCGATGGACGATATTTCAACCGTGAAGCCATTCAGATCATCATTAGCATGGCGGCCGCGAACAAGGTTGGAAAGCTACTGA harbors:
- a CDS encoding DUF1249 domain-containing protein; this translates as MSNIEKAIFPPIPRSFAALMEMYEINYMQLRLLCGDIRKLEGDTVSFVESGIPLRITVLEQCRHTTMLLLTYDFENGDDPRPDLHIQIYHDSRQANVLSRRCNFSGEQVSSGKLRSDTQLLCHWRTNRFLFKWVKYLLRQGHQL